The following are encoded in a window of Telmatobacter sp. DSM 110680 genomic DNA:
- the yacG gene encoding DNA gyrase inhibitor YacG yields the protein MAPKKKSAKLLHCPTCGMLVTAKDEDFPFCSDRCRKIDLGKWAMGVYKISSPVLDPEVLEDLGEVGRQRRKQDDE from the coding sequence ATGGCCCCCAAGAAAAAATCCGCAAAGCTCCTGCATTGCCCCACCTGCGGCATGCTCGTCACCGCCAAAGACGAAGACTTCCCTTTCTGCAGCGACCGCTGCCGCAAGATCGATCTCGGTAAGTGGGCCATGGGCGTCTACAAGATCAGTTCGCCCGTCCTTGATCCTGAAGTTCTTGAGGACCTGGGCGAAGTCGGCCGCCAGCGCAGGAAACAGGATGACGAATAG
- the rimO gene encoding 30S ribosomal protein S12 methylthiotransferase RimO: MSKSSLPTAPSVGFISLGCPKNLVDSEVMMGLLDRGGARLTARPEDAEILVVNTCSFIDTAKQESVDTILEMARLKTSGSAKKLIVAGCLVERYRDEIIKNIPEVDAVVGTGELESILQAAGIAPQQTAIPSPFNIISGSGHAEIREGREAGAGTHKTEFRPEGDLREKQGRFSREDWQGAAHILPTYLYNENTPRYISTGRTSAYIKIAEGCDHPCTFCVIPNLRGKFRSRRFESVVAEAQQLVASGVQEITLIGQDTTCYGEDLGLKDGLALLLDALAKIDGVRWLRFLYAYPNRITGKLLETMAKHDNICKYLDVPLQHASPDVLKRMKRGAGADIFLKTLEKVRSAVPGIALRTSFIVGFPGESSADYEVLEQFISDAKFDWLGVFNYSDEEGSKAHALDAKLPKRTIESRKRKLMKLQQKISKRAKQQWVGRELVILAEGESEETSMLWEGRTQFHAPEIDGKVYINDFGDLDELQAGKFYRAQITEAHDYDLVARVVFGPL; the protein is encoded by the coding sequence GTGAGCAAATCTTCCCTTCCCACGGCTCCCTCCGTGGGATTTATTTCGTTAGGCTGCCCCAAGAATCTTGTCGACTCCGAAGTCATGATGGGGTTGCTGGATCGCGGCGGCGCGCGCCTGACAGCACGTCCCGAAGACGCGGAGATTCTCGTCGTTAATACCTGCAGTTTCATCGACACCGCCAAGCAGGAATCGGTCGACACCATCCTTGAAATGGCCCGCTTGAAAACCTCCGGCTCGGCCAAAAAACTAATCGTTGCCGGTTGCCTAGTTGAGCGCTACCGCGACGAGATCATCAAAAACATTCCCGAAGTCGATGCGGTAGTTGGCACCGGCGAGCTCGAATCGATTCTTCAAGCCGCCGGTATCGCACCGCAACAAACTGCGATACCCTCGCCCTTCAACATCATCAGCGGAAGCGGCCACGCAGAAATTCGCGAAGGCCGCGAAGCGGGCGCCGGCACCCATAAGACAGAGTTCCGTCCTGAAGGCGATCTGCGCGAAAAGCAAGGCCGCTTCAGCCGTGAAGACTGGCAAGGCGCAGCGCACATACTGCCCACGTATCTCTACAACGAAAACACTCCCCGCTACATCTCCACTGGCCGCACCTCCGCCTACATCAAGATCGCCGAAGGCTGCGATCATCCCTGCACCTTCTGCGTAATTCCCAACCTCCGAGGCAAGTTCCGTTCGCGCCGCTTCGAATCCGTCGTCGCCGAAGCCCAGCAACTCGTCGCCAGCGGCGTTCAGGAGATCACCCTCATCGGCCAGGACACCACCTGCTACGGCGAAGACCTCGGCTTGAAAGACGGCCTCGCGCTCCTCCTCGATGCGCTGGCCAAGATCGACGGCGTCCGCTGGTTGCGCTTCCTTTACGCCTACCCGAATCGCATCACCGGCAAGTTGCTCGAAACCATGGCGAAGCACGACAACATCTGCAAGTATCTCGACGTTCCTCTCCAACACGCCTCGCCCGACGTACTCAAGCGCATGAAGCGCGGCGCTGGCGCCGACATCTTCCTCAAGACACTGGAAAAAGTGCGCTCCGCCGTTCCCGGCATCGCCTTGCGCACCTCGTTCATCGTCGGCTTCCCCGGTGAGTCCTCCGCAGACTACGAAGTTCTGGAGCAATTCATCAGCGATGCAAAGTTCGACTGGCTCGGCGTCTTCAACTACTCCGATGAGGAAGGTTCGAAAGCCCACGCTCTCGACGCCAAGCTGCCCAAGCGCACCATCGAATCCCGCAAGCGCAAGCTGATGAAGTTGCAGCAGAAGATTTCCAAGCGTGCCAAGCAGCAGTGGGTCGGGCGCGAACTCGTAATCCTCGCAGAAGGCGAAAGCGAAGAAACCTCCATGCTTTGGGAAGGCCGCACCCAGTTCCACGCTCCGGAGATTGACGGCAAAGTCTACATCAACGACTTCGGTGACCTCGATGAACTCCAAGCTGGCAAGTTCTATCGCGCCCAGATCACTGAAGCGCACGACTACGACCTGGTTGCCCGCGTAGTTTTCGGACCTCTGTAA
- a CDS encoding tetratricopeptide repeat protein: protein MRTLVLSAILLSTIWVARTQEPVPAGKKDPEALNATIVAARKATAERRFADSEAMMAKVTADNPKLILPWVELGLAQLGLKKYPEAENSFKMALGVDPASNERAHSQDFYQSSDKRDAVAPTATRNTRNTVGGEVNNAQSRTPDIKGVSWASLGEIYVHEGKLKDALEAFDNAAASFPVQAAQYRRNETISFFQVGNSDAQLAAAEKAIALDPSRAAMYYFKGQALVSKATVDPKTQQMVLPPGCADAYQKYLELDPNGPYSADAKGVLAGAGIPVKAGKK, encoded by the coding sequence ATGAGGACGCTCGTTCTGTCCGCAATTCTGCTTTCAACCATCTGGGTTGCTCGGACCCAGGAGCCCGTACCCGCCGGCAAGAAAGATCCCGAAGCCCTCAACGCAACGATCGTGGCGGCCCGAAAAGCCACCGCCGAAAGACGATTCGCCGATTCCGAAGCAATGATGGCAAAGGTTACAGCGGACAACCCCAAACTCATATTGCCCTGGGTTGAACTGGGACTCGCGCAACTCGGCCTGAAGAAGTATCCAGAAGCTGAAAACAGCTTCAAGATGGCCCTTGGCGTCGATCCCGCTTCGAATGAACGAGCCCACTCGCAGGACTTCTACCAAAGCAGCGACAAGCGGGATGCGGTCGCGCCTACTGCCACTCGCAACACGCGCAACACTGTCGGCGGCGAAGTCAACAACGCACAGAGCCGCACCCCCGATATCAAAGGCGTTTCATGGGCGAGTCTCGGAGAGATCTACGTCCACGAAGGCAAGCTCAAAGACGCGCTAGAAGCCTTCGACAACGCCGCTGCTTCGTTCCCGGTGCAGGCCGCGCAATACCGCCGCAACGAGACAATCTCCTTCTTCCAGGTGGGTAACTCCGACGCGCAACTCGCCGCCGCGGAGAAGGCCATCGCTCTCGATCCGAGCCGGGCCGCTATGTACTACTTCAAGGGCCAGGCTCTCGTTTCAAAAGCCACCGTCGATCCCAAGACCCAGCAGATGGTATTGCCGCCCGGATGTGCCGATGCCTACCAGAAATACCTTGAACTGGACCCAAATGGCCCGTATTCAGCAGATGCCAAAGGCGTACTTGCCGGAGCGGGGATCCCCGTCAAAGCAGGAAAAAAGTGA
- a CDS encoding beta-ketoacyl-ACP synthase III, whose protein sequence is MSLAVRPVVGRRAKISALGTYVPPQVLTNKDLEKMVDTNDQWIVERTGIKERHVLAAGKGVSDICVEAAKKCLAARGIEPSEVEVIIVGTVTPDMMFPSTACLVQDKIGAKGAWGFDVSAGCSGFVFALQAGVKLVESGAQSKVLVCGADANTRMTDYTDRATCVLFGDGGGAVLIEPAEEGEIGMIDFVHEIDGSGGVSLNLPAGGSLNPSTHETIDKKMHFIHQDGQAVYKFAVRKMAEATTKLLERNGVTGADLGCFIPHQANKRIITSTADRLGMPADRVIINIEKYGNTSAGTIPLAMETAVEEGKLKKGDLVLIAAVGAGFTVGTALLRWEI, encoded by the coding sequence TTGAGCCTCGCCGTGCGTCCCGTGGTGGGCAGGCGCGCCAAGATAAGCGCCCTTGGAACTTACGTACCTCCTCAAGTTCTAACCAACAAAGACCTTGAAAAAATGGTGGACACCAACGATCAGTGGATCGTGGAACGTACCGGCATCAAGGAACGCCATGTGCTCGCCGCCGGCAAAGGCGTAAGCGATATTTGCGTTGAGGCGGCGAAGAAGTGCCTGGCTGCGCGCGGCATCGAGCCCAGCGAAGTGGAAGTGATCATTGTGGGCACTGTGACGCCGGACATGATGTTTCCGTCGACCGCATGCCTGGTGCAGGACAAGATTGGGGCCAAGGGCGCTTGGGGATTCGACGTCTCAGCCGGGTGCTCGGGATTCGTATTCGCACTGCAGGCCGGAGTCAAGCTGGTTGAGAGCGGCGCTCAGTCCAAGGTCCTGGTGTGCGGCGCCGATGCCAACACTCGCATGACCGACTACACGGATCGCGCTACATGCGTGCTGTTTGGCGATGGTGGCGGGGCTGTATTGATTGAGCCTGCGGAAGAAGGCGAAATCGGCATGATCGATTTTGTGCATGAGATCGATGGTTCGGGGGGAGTGTCGCTGAATCTGCCAGCCGGCGGCAGCCTGAATCCGTCGACGCACGAGACGATCGACAAGAAGATGCACTTCATCCATCAGGACGGGCAGGCGGTTTACAAGTTCGCAGTTCGCAAGATGGCTGAAGCCACTACGAAGCTGCTGGAGCGCAACGGAGTGACCGGAGCTGATCTCGGTTGTTTCATCCCGCACCAGGCCAACAAGCGCATTATTACTTCAACTGCTGATCGTCTGGGCATGCCCGCTGATCGCGTGATTATCAATATCGAGAAGTACGGCAACACCTCGGCGGGAACGATTCCGCTGGCTATGGAGACGGCTGTCGAGGAAGGGAAGCTGAAGAAAGGCGACCTGGTGCTTATCGCCGCGGTTGGAGCCGGGTTTACGGTGGGGACGGCGCTTCTTCGCTGGGAGATCTGA
- a CDS encoding menaquinone biosynthesis protein, translated as MNSTLHRRLRVAAIRFLNPAPLMWDFEHPPLNAELAQRYDIQWMLPAQCADELANGTADIGLVPIAALATTPSLRILPGCTIASKDKVRSLLLVRRATQPLADLRSVAADTASRTTIAYSRILFHKWRNPDVPFLPMTADLDAMLDRADAAILIGDPALMALEERANRFERTGEELVYHDLAHEWKNLTGLPFVSAVWATTPGSPLSERVAEDFIHSRDHGLENIDALVKQWSSQLPLSEGTIRTYLTTNIHYVLDEECIEGMRGFFRMAAETCVLPGYDLPAISLNV; from the coding sequence GTGAATTCAACTTTGCATCGCCGGCTTCGTGTTGCTGCCATCCGGTTTTTAAATCCCGCCCCGCTGATGTGGGACTTCGAGCACCCACCCTTGAACGCAGAACTCGCCCAGCGCTATGACATCCAGTGGATGCTCCCCGCGCAGTGTGCCGACGAGTTGGCAAATGGCACTGCGGACATAGGCCTGGTGCCAATCGCTGCGCTCGCGACCACACCCAGCCTCCGCATTCTGCCCGGTTGCACCATTGCCTCGAAAGACAAAGTCCGATCACTTCTGCTGGTTCGGCGTGCAACTCAGCCACTGGCAGATCTGCGGAGCGTCGCCGCCGACACGGCCAGCCGCACAACGATCGCCTACTCGCGAATCCTCTTCCACAAATGGAGAAATCCTGACGTTCCATTTCTTCCCATGACTGCCGACCTTGATGCAATGCTGGATCGCGCCGATGCTGCAATCCTGATCGGCGATCCGGCCCTGATGGCCTTGGAAGAGCGCGCGAACAGATTCGAGCGTACAGGCGAAGAACTGGTCTACCACGACTTGGCCCACGAATGGAAAAATCTGACTGGACTTCCTTTTGTCTCCGCAGTCTGGGCGACCACGCCGGGCAGCCCCTTGAGCGAGCGCGTTGCTGAGGATTTCATCCACTCCCGCGACCACGGCCTGGAGAACATTGATGCACTGGTGAAACAGTGGTCCAGTCAGTTGCCCCTATCCGAAGGAACAATCCGCACCTATCTCACCACCAACATTCACTATGTGCTGGATGAAGAATGCATAGAAGGCATGCGAGGATTCTTCCGAATGGCAGCAGAGACATGCGTATTGCCGGGGTACGATCTTCCCGCAATTTCGCTCAATGTTTAG
- the dprA gene encoding DNA-processing protein DprA, with amino-acid sequence MQIDENRLGMLALTLTPNLGPKRVLDAVAQLRIPGQIFELTLTELEGLRLPADAAQFIFDGKARRAADEEWGKIIQCGATILTSWCSNYPERLKEIYDPPPVLWVRGDIGLLSRPSIGVVGTRHPSPYGTGVAEMLSRDLAAHRLTIVSGMARGIDTCAHKGALVARTPTIAVWGTGVDVVYPKENKKLADDILSTGGTIVSEMPMGTFPAPQNFPRRNRIISGLSIGVLVVEASENSGTRVTARCAAEQDRDIYAVPGNVTNKNSWTPNTLIKQGAKLVASWEDVWEDLPSQVRLQLEQEAGVESKPEAVASLLPDPMLRPEETIVLLALRTDESLQIDELLEKLETQLTSSEVFTALFELEMSGRIRSLPGKNYMRTL; translated from the coding sequence ATGCAAATCGATGAAAATCGATTAGGTATGCTGGCGCTTACACTCACCCCAAATCTTGGGCCGAAACGAGTCCTTGACGCGGTCGCGCAACTGCGAATCCCCGGGCAGATTTTTGAACTGACCCTTACAGAACTTGAGGGCCTCCGCTTGCCAGCGGATGCCGCTCAGTTCATCTTTGACGGCAAAGCAAGGCGCGCAGCTGATGAGGAGTGGGGAAAGATCATTCAGTGTGGTGCCACAATTCTCACGTCTTGGTGTTCGAATTACCCCGAACGGCTGAAAGAGATTTACGATCCTCCGCCGGTGTTGTGGGTTCGTGGAGACATCGGGCTTCTCTCGCGGCCGTCGATCGGGGTTGTGGGCACCCGTCATCCCTCTCCCTATGGCACGGGTGTTGCGGAGATGTTGTCGCGCGACCTGGCCGCACATCGCCTCACGATCGTCAGCGGGATGGCTCGCGGAATCGATACCTGCGCACATAAGGGCGCACTGGTGGCTCGCACGCCAACGATTGCCGTCTGGGGAACAGGCGTTGATGTCGTTTATCCCAAAGAGAACAAAAAGCTGGCCGACGATATTCTCTCCACCGGCGGCACCATTGTGAGTGAAATGCCGATGGGGACATTCCCGGCACCGCAGAACTTTCCGCGACGCAACCGCATCATCAGCGGGTTGAGCATCGGCGTGCTGGTGGTGGAGGCCAGCGAGAACTCCGGCACGCGTGTTACAGCACGTTGCGCGGCGGAGCAGGACCGCGACATTTATGCCGTTCCGGGAAACGTGACAAACAAGAACTCCTGGACGCCTAACACACTGATAAAACAGGGTGCCAAGCTGGTGGCCAGCTGGGAAGACGTGTGGGAAGATCTGCCCTCCCAGGTTCGGCTGCAACTGGAGCAGGAGGCTGGGGTTGAATCGAAACCGGAGGCTGTCGCATCTCTCCTGCCGGACCCGATGCTGCGGCCCGAAGAGACGATTGTGCTGCTGGCGTTGCGCACTGACGAGTCTTTGCAGATCGATGAACTTCTCGAAAAGCTTGAGACACAACTGACTTCATCCGAAGTATTTACGGCTCTCTTTGAGCTTGAGATGAGCGGCCGGATACGTTCTCTTCCCGGAAAGAATTACATGCGCACCCTGTGA
- the topA gene encoding type I DNA topoisomerase produces MSKSLVIVESPAKAKTIEKYLGKGFEVRASIGHIMDLPKNDIGVELKNRTFIPELVVSPGKEKIVDQLKKAGLKADEIFLAPDPDREGEAIAAHLAIQLGTSAKERSKIRRVTFNEITKKAVQEAFKHARDIDANLVDAQQTRRVLDRLVGYQISPLLWDKVRRGLSAGRVQTVAVRLIVEREREIAGFKPVEYWTLEAQLHPEGQADKSFKAKFVGIDGEPARVANGTDKEGKDQFIAGALPDKKSMDAALGALEKAAWTLALVEYREQRRRPLAPFITSQLQRDAASKLGFNVRRTMGVAQRLYEGMDIGDEGTTGLITYMRTDSPRVSPDAIEGARAWIGKVLGKQYLPESSNVYKGKKDAQDAHEAIRPTDASRTPESIAKYLSDEQLKLYTLIWKRFIASQMVPAVYDITTAKVEAKSSVDHKTYEFRLSGSVLRFDGFLKVYEVSEEKKADDEENALANKLPSLDNVKNLDLDKLFPEEHYTEPPPRYNEASLVKELEERGIGRPSTYASIINTIQDREYVVKHGGSRGRFYPTEIGVVVCDLLVESFPYIFDTTYTAKLEEELDDIEEGKEKWTDLLNGFYDHFEDELKDAGKTMRDIKRMERPTDEKCEKCGSPLVVKWGKFGSFFACSNFTRKKPVTVAMGPWKKDSKAVIKKITKALHFPMTVQATVEDASVYSKEVADVKELTAAVAEAVDESAAKGKKVFVEQVSCDFTKENIADKPDMNTPEAQEAGDAEEYCENCGRVMVLRRGPFGPFMSCPGYNEDPPCKTIRKLSQKQQQKPPEPTGEACPVCGRPLVLRQGAYGEFVSCSGYPSCKYVKQNLIEGMKCPKCGVGDIAERKARRGNIFWGCTNYPKCDFTSNYKPVPTKCPECGSPYLVEKTLKNGIFLECPNKKKSPEEEAKPKKGGKKSAQPEPGAAIVCHYSKRIGDAPPPPTAETHGPIAERPEAKKELQSA; encoded by the coding sequence ATGAGCAAATCACTAGTGATCGTCGAATCCCCTGCAAAGGCAAAGACGATCGAAAAATATTTAGGCAAGGGCTTTGAGGTCCGCGCGTCGATCGGGCACATCATGGATCTGCCCAAGAATGACATTGGCGTGGAGCTGAAGAATCGCACGTTTATACCCGAGCTGGTGGTCTCTCCCGGCAAGGAAAAGATTGTCGATCAATTAAAGAAGGCGGGCCTGAAGGCCGACGAAATCTTTCTGGCGCCTGACCCTGACCGCGAAGGCGAAGCAATCGCTGCGCATCTTGCCATTCAGCTCGGCACAAGCGCCAAAGAGCGAAGCAAGATTCGCCGCGTAACCTTTAATGAGATCACCAAAAAGGCTGTGCAGGAAGCATTCAAGCATGCCCGTGACATTGACGCGAATCTGGTTGATGCGCAGCAGACTCGCCGCGTGCTTGATCGGCTGGTCGGTTATCAAATTTCACCGCTTCTCTGGGATAAGGTTCGACGCGGACTTTCTGCGGGTCGCGTGCAGACGGTTGCAGTGCGGCTGATTGTGGAACGCGAACGGGAAATCGCGGGATTCAAACCGGTTGAATATTGGACGCTTGAAGCGCAGCTACATCCGGAGGGGCAGGCCGATAAGAGTTTCAAAGCGAAGTTCGTCGGCATCGACGGCGAACCGGCTCGCGTGGCGAATGGGACGGACAAAGAAGGCAAGGATCAGTTCATAGCGGGAGCGCTCCCCGACAAAAAGTCGATGGACGCTGCCCTGGGCGCGCTTGAAAAGGCGGCATGGACGCTTGCATTGGTGGAATATCGCGAGCAACGACGCCGGCCGCTGGCTCCATTTATTACCAGCCAGCTGCAACGCGATGCTGCCAGCAAACTGGGCTTTAACGTGCGCCGCACGATGGGCGTGGCGCAGCGGCTGTATGAAGGCATGGATATTGGCGACGAGGGTACAACCGGTCTGATCACCTACATGCGTACCGATTCGCCGCGTGTTTCTCCTGACGCTATCGAAGGCGCTCGTGCATGGATCGGCAAGGTTTTGGGCAAGCAGTATTTGCCTGAATCGTCGAACGTGTACAAGGGCAAGAAGGATGCGCAGGATGCGCACGAGGCGATTCGTCCTACAGATGCTTCGCGTACGCCGGAGTCGATTGCAAAGTATCTGAGCGACGAGCAACTGAAGCTTTACACGTTGATCTGGAAACGGTTCATTGCTTCGCAGATGGTGCCTGCGGTCTATGACATCACTACCGCGAAGGTCGAAGCGAAATCCTCCGTAGATCACAAGACATATGAGTTCCGACTCAGCGGATCGGTTCTGCGGTTCGACGGTTTCCTTAAGGTGTACGAGGTTTCGGAAGAGAAGAAGGCAGACGACGAAGAGAACGCGCTGGCAAACAAATTGCCAAGCCTCGATAACGTCAAGAATCTTGATCTCGACAAGCTGTTTCCGGAAGAGCACTATACGGAGCCGCCGCCACGATACAACGAAGCTTCTCTGGTGAAGGAACTGGAAGAGCGGGGCATCGGGCGTCCGTCGACGTATGCGTCGATCATCAATACCATTCAGGATCGCGAATACGTGGTGAAGCACGGCGGTTCGCGGGGACGTTTTTACCCCACCGAGATAGGCGTGGTGGTTTGCGACCTGCTTGTGGAGAGCTTTCCGTACATCTTCGACACCACGTACACGGCGAAGCTGGAAGAAGAGCTGGACGATATCGAAGAAGGCAAAGAGAAGTGGACCGACCTGTTGAACGGGTTCTATGACCACTTCGAAGACGAGTTGAAAGACGCGGGTAAGACTATGCGCGACATCAAGCGCATGGAGAGGCCGACCGATGAAAAGTGCGAGAAGTGCGGAAGCCCGCTGGTTGTGAAGTGGGGCAAGTTCGGCAGCTTCTTCGCATGTTCGAACTTCACCCGGAAAAAGCCGGTGACGGTGGCGATGGGCCCGTGGAAGAAGGACTCTAAGGCGGTCATCAAGAAGATCACAAAAGCGCTGCATTTTCCAATGACGGTGCAGGCGACGGTTGAGGATGCGTCGGTGTATTCGAAGGAAGTTGCCGATGTGAAGGAACTGACGGCCGCAGTTGCAGAGGCTGTGGATGAGTCGGCGGCCAAGGGCAAGAAGGTTTTTGTCGAGCAAGTGAGTTGCGATTTTACAAAAGAAAACATTGCAGACAAGCCGGACATGAATACTCCCGAGGCGCAGGAAGCTGGGGATGCCGAGGAGTATTGCGAGAACTGTGGACGCGTGATGGTGTTGCGGCGCGGCCCCTTCGGTCCTTTCATGAGCTGTCCCGGGTACAACGAAGATCCGCCTTGCAAGACAATTCGTAAGCTGAGCCAGAAGCAGCAGCAGAAACCACCGGAGCCGACAGGAGAGGCCTGCCCGGTTTGCGGTCGGCCGCTGGTTTTGAGACAGGGAGCCTACGGGGAATTCGTTTCGTGCTCCGGATATCCGTCGTGTAAATACGTGAAGCAGAATCTGATCGAAGGGATGAAGTGCCCGAAGTGCGGGGTGGGCGATATCGCCGAGCGCAAGGCGCGCCGCGGCAACATCTTCTGGGGCTGCACCAACTATCCCAAGTGCGACTTCACTTCGAACTACAAGCCTGTCCCGACAAAATGCCCGGAATGCGGAAGCCCGTACCTCGTGGAGAAGACGCTCAAAAACGGTATTTTCCTGGAATGTCCCAACAAGAAGAAGAGTCCTGAAGAAGAGGCCAAGCCGAAGAAGGGCGGGAAGAAATCGGCACAGCCTGAGCCGGGTGCAGCAATTGTCTGCCACTACTCAAAACGCATTGGCGACGCCCCGCCTCCGCCAACAGCCGAGACACATGGTCCGATTGCGGAAAGGCCTGAGGCTAAGAAGGAACTGCAGTCCGCCTGA
- a CDS encoding DUF427 domain-containing protein, translated as MAKAVWNGQVIAESDTTEIVEGNVYFPENSLKREFFRPSSTTSTCPWKGQARYLSLYIDGQDNPDAAWYYPDPKPAARKIKGFVAFWRGVEVEK; from the coding sequence ATGGCAAAAGCAGTCTGGAACGGCCAAGTGATTGCCGAAAGCGATACGACGGAAATCGTTGAGGGAAACGTGTACTTTCCGGAGAACAGCCTCAAGCGGGAGTTCTTCCGCCCGAGTAGCACAACTTCAACATGCCCATGGAAGGGGCAGGCACGCTATCTGAGTCTTTACATCGACGGGCAAGATAATCCGGACGCTGCCTGGTACTATCCAGACCCTAAGCCGGCGGCTCGTAAGATCAAAGGATTCGTAGCTTTCTGGCGTGGAGTTGAAGTAGAAAAGTAA
- a CDS encoding DUF3574 domain-containing protein produces MQVRGAFFAPFLALTLVACAHKQFTPTSVSAAPTLQGDPSHPGITRGWVDTKLYFGLGLIDRPEQGVSEADWRGFLDREVTPRFPNGLSVLDVYGQWQGKNQKTPERLRSKMLIIDYPDTPENRAKIEAIRAAWKQKTGDQSVMRVTEPADVSF; encoded by the coding sequence ATGCAGGTTCGTGGGGCATTTTTCGCGCCGTTCCTGGCGTTGACTCTCGTTGCCTGTGCTCACAAGCAATTCACACCAACGAGTGTGTCGGCAGCACCGACGTTGCAGGGGGATCCCTCTCACCCGGGGATCACAAGGGGCTGGGTGGACACCAAGCTCTATTTTGGACTCGGATTGATCGACCGTCCGGAACAGGGCGTGAGCGAAGCGGACTGGCGCGGATTTCTGGATCGCGAAGTCACGCCGCGTTTTCCAAATGGACTTAGCGTGCTCGACGTCTACGGGCAATGGCAAGGGAAGAACCAAAAAACGCCCGAGCGACTGCGGTCAAAGATGCTGATTATCGATTACCCGGATACGCCGGAAAACCGCGCCAAGATCGAAGCCATTCGCGCAGCCTGGAAGCAGAAGACTGGAGACCAGTCTGTGATGCGGGTGACGGAGCCGGCCGACGTTTCGTTCTAA